One stretch of Scyliorhinus canicula chromosome 7, sScyCan1.1, whole genome shotgun sequence DNA includes these proteins:
- the LOC119969288 gene encoding PI-PLC X domain-containing protein 1-like has product MNKLMADSRRTSLILFSSLLQNQFAHWMSDLPEKLWDESLCNLAIPGSHDSMTYCLDLNSPIKPSDKILNILDHVIPCITRPEIYKWCRTQESCITEQLEAGIRFFDLRIAHKPNDTSDCFYFIHGTFTTVTVLEALKEFGLWLETHPKEVVILACRFFDGMNKQQHHELIQEMKNLFGSKICPKTSVELVSLRRLWELGCQVIISYDDSIAKDYLELWPGMPYWWADTYDPKLLVQYLETQKQAGQPDGFFVAGINLTEDWWYILTHLHRSLKRLTFPNYPYLSDWIKKQGPGPGKCCFNIIAGDFIGYLVPVVLALNNKLI; this is encoded by the coding sequence ATGAACAAGCTAATGGCAGATTCGAGGAGAACGTCGCTGATATTATTTTCAAGTCTTCTTCAGAACCAGTTTGCCCATTGGATGTCAGATTTACCAGAAAAATTATGGGATGAATCGCTCTGCAATTTGGCCATTCCAGGAAGCCATGACTCGATGACTTACTGCTTAGACTTAAACTCTCCTATCAAACCTTCCGATAAGATTTTAAACATTTTGGATCATGTAATTCCCTGTATCACTCGACCAGAGATATATAAATGGTGTAGGACACAGGAATCTTGTATAACTGAACAGCTGGAAGCAGGTATTAGATTCTTCGACCTAAGGATTGCACATAAACCAAATGACACATCTGATTGTTTCTACTTCATACACGGGACCTTTACAACTGTAACAGTCCTGGAGGCTTTGAAGGAATTTGGACTCTGGTTGGAAACTCATCCTAAGGAAGTGGTTATATTGGCCTGCAGATTCTTTGATGGGATGAACAAGCAACAACATCATGAGTTAATTCAGGAAATGAAGAACTTATTTGGGTCCAAAATATGTCCCAAGACTTCTGTTGAACTTGTTTCACTACGAAGGCTTTGGGAGTTGGGCTGCCAAGTCATCATCTCCTACGATGACAGTATTGCAAAAGATTATCTGGAACTTTGGCCTGGAATGCCTTATTGGTGGGCAGATACATATGATCCTAAGTTGCTCGTCCAGTATCTAGAAACCCAGAAACAGGCTGGACAACCAGACGGATTCTTTGTTGCTGGCATAAACCTGACTGAAGATTGGTGGTATATCCTGACTCACCTTCACAGGTCTTTGAAGagactgactttccctaattacccATATTTGAGTGACTGGATTAAGAAgcagggcccaggacctggaaaGTGCTGTTTCAATATAATTGCTGGAGATTTCATAGGATATTTGGTACCTGTTGTACTTGCTCTGAATAACAAATTGATTTAA